A stretch of the Coprobacillus cateniformis genome encodes the following:
- a CDS encoding PduL/EutD family phosphate acyltransferase: protein MGRKILVETSARHVHVSQTDLETLFGEGYTLTNKKDLSQPGQFACEEKVTVIGPKGETKMSILGPTRASTQVEVSLTDARSLGIKALVRESGDIDGTQGCKLVGPAGEVEIPCGVIAAKRHIHMTPADAQEFGVEDKQIVSVEVTTDGRSLTFGDVVCRVSDTYALAMHIDTDESNAACGPNEGTIIK, encoded by the coding sequence ATGGGAAGAAAAATTTTAGTTGAAACATCTGCAAGACATGTCCATGTTTCACAAACTGATTTAGAAACATTATTTGGTGAAGGATATACACTTACAAATAAAAAAGACCTTTCTCAACCAGGGCAATTTGCGTGCGAAGAAAAAGTCACTGTTATAGGACCTAAAGGAGAAACAAAAATGTCTATTTTAGGACCAACTCGTGCAAGTACACAAGTTGAAGTTTCTTTGACAGATGCAAGATCATTAGGAATCAAAGCATTAGTGAGAGAATCAGGAGATATTGATGGAACTCAAGGATGCAAACTTGTTGGTCCTGCTGGTGAAGTGGAAATCCCTTGTGGTGTTATTGCAGCAAAACGTCATATTCATATGACTCCAGCTGACGCTCAAGAGTTTGGTGTGGAAGATAAGCAAATTGTAAGCGTTGAAGTGACTACTGATGGCAGATCATTAACATTTGGTGATGTTGTTTGTCGTGTAAGTGATACTTATGCATTAGCTATGCATATTGATACTGATGAATCAAATGCAGCTTGTGGACCTAACGAAGGCACAATTATTAAATAG
- a CDS encoding MurR/RpiR family transcriptional regulator translates to MATHNYNEVDILYTLMSYVNVSSSQDMYYTIAHTILTHLEKIPDISINDLADLCYTSPATISRFCKDLNCKNFASFKHEMAISLEIARDEIHVDPHDYTEIIKQPQYLVDKMYQETIASLQLVHQSINIHSIDQICHMIYNAKKVHMIGYQFNKIISNDFQMKMLKLKKFVYAFVERGDEIQRLDMIDEDSLVIIITVRARKQFMAPLLEKIHEHNPQILLITMNKEFQNDLIDFTYCIDGTESDYTESSMQGTINFLSLLNLIYVRYGLLYRK, encoded by the coding sequence ATGGCAACACATAATTATAATGAAGTTGATATTCTTTATACTCTGATGTCATATGTCAATGTGTCATCTTCACAAGATATGTATTATACAATCGCTCATACGATTCTTACACATCTTGAGAAAATTCCTGATATTAGTATCAACGATTTGGCTGATTTATGTTATACATCACCAGCAACAATTTCACGTTTTTGTAAAGATTTAAACTGTAAGAATTTTGCTAGTTTTAAACATGAAATGGCTATCTCACTTGAAATAGCTAGAGATGAGATTCATGTTGATCCCCATGATTACACTGAGATTATCAAGCAGCCGCAATACTTGGTTGATAAAATGTATCAAGAAACAATTGCATCTTTGCAGTTGGTTCATCAAAGTATTAATATTCATAGTATTGATCAAATTTGTCATATGATTTATAATGCTAAAAAGGTTCATATGATTGGATATCAGTTTAATAAAATTATTTCTAATGATTTCCAAATGAAGATGCTAAAATTAAAAAAATTTGTTTATGCTTTTGTAGAACGTGGAGATGAAATTCAAAGATTAGATATGATTGATGAAGATAGTCTTGTCATTATTATTACAGTTCGCGCCAGAAAACAATTTATGGCTCCTTTATTAGAAAAGATTCATGAACATAATCCTCAAATCCTTTTGATTACTATGAATAAAGAATTTCAAAATGATTTGATAGATTTTACATATTGTATTGATGGGACTGAAAGTGATTATACTGAATCATCAATGCAGGGAACCATTAATTTTTTAAGTTTATTAAATTTGATTTATGTTAGATATGGTTTATTATATAGAAAGTAG
- a CDS encoding threonine aldolase family protein, with product MYSFLNDYSEGAHPLVLDALIHTNSEQTVGYGCDVYCQKAKEVILKRIQNQNADVHFLVGGTQTNMTFISYVLRDYQAVIASDEGHINVHETGSIEATGHKVITKPHQEGKITVEMIQALLSEHTDEHMVQPVMVYISQTTELGSYYTLKELQTLYAFTREKGLYLFLDGARLGSSLVLEDAPNMAEIAANVDAFYIGGTKMGAMFGEALVIINNNLKKDFRFQMKQKGAMLAKGRLLGVQFYALLKDSLYEDIGRHENEMAMIIKQAFEEKGYSLYVPSFTNQIFVDLDSNIIQAIEKEFMVTHIKKINEKKERIRIVTSWATPVEEATKFAELIRTL from the coding sequence ATGTATAGTTTTTTAAATGATTATAGTGAAGGGGCTCATCCATTAGTATTAGATGCCTTAATTCATACAAATAGTGAACAAACAGTTGGTTATGGATGTGATGTTTATTGTCAAAAAGCAAAAGAAGTGATTTTAAAAAGAATACAAAATCAAAATGCTGATGTTCATTTCTTGGTTGGTGGAACACAAACCAATATGACTTTTATATCTTATGTTTTAAGAGATTATCAGGCTGTTATTGCAAGTGATGAAGGACATATTAACGTTCATGAAACGGGTTCTATTGAAGCGACTGGTCATAAAGTCATTACCAAACCACACCAAGAAGGTAAAATAACTGTTGAAATGATTCAGGCACTCTTGAGTGAGCATACTGATGAACATATGGTTCAGCCAGTTATGGTTTATATTTCTCAAACAACTGAATTAGGAAGTTATTATACATTGAAAGAGTTGCAAACGCTTTATGCTTTTACAAGAGAAAAAGGACTATATCTTTTCTTAGATGGGGCTAGATTAGGAAGCTCATTGGTTTTAGAAGATGCTCCTAATATGGCTGAAATTGCTGCGAATGTAGATGCTTTCTATATTGGGGGAACAAAGATGGGGGCAATGTTTGGTGAAGCGCTTGTCATTATAAATAATAATTTAAAAAAAGACTTTCGTTTTCAAATGAAACAAAAGGGTGCGATGCTTGCTAAAGGAAGATTGCTAGGTGTGCAATTTTATGCATTGCTTAAGGATTCTTTATATGAAGACATTGGACGTCATGAAAATGAAATGGCAATGATTATAAAGCAGGCATTTGAAGAAAAAGGTTATTCTTTATATGTCCCATCCTTTACAAATCAGATTTTTGTTGATCTAGACTCAAATATTATTCAGGCTATTGAAAAAGAATTTATGGTGACTCATATTAAGAAAATAAATGAAAAAAAAGAAAGAATCCGTATTGTAACTTCATGGGCTACACCTGTTGAAGAAGCAACGAAATTTGCCGAATTAATAAGAACTTTGTAA
- a CDS encoding HU family DNA-binding protein, whose amino-acid sequence MNKTELVEKIAATAGLTKTQAEAAVNAFVATVTDGLKDGDKITLKGFGTFEVRAREARTGRNPRTGETMEIAASKVPAFKASSALKNVVNEK is encoded by the coding sequence ATGAACAAAACTGAATTAGTAGAAAAAATTGCTGCAACTGCAGGATTAACAAAAACTCAAGCAGAAGCTGCAGTTAATGCTTTTGTTGCAACTGTAACTGATGGATTAAAAGATGGAGATAAAATTACTTTAAAAGGATTTGGAACTTTCGAAGTAAGAGCTAGAGAAGCAAGAACTGGACGTAACCCAAGAACTGGTGAAACTATGGAAATTGCTGCTTCTAAAGTCCCTGCTTTTAAAGCAAGTTCTGCTTTAAAAAATGTTGTTAACGAAAAATAA
- a CDS encoding Fe-S-containing hydro-lyase has product MKRLSTPFTKEMALDLKAGDQILLTGVLYTGRDAAHKRMIEFIEEGIELPFDVQDQIIYYVGPTPARPGSIFGSGGPTTSGRMDAYTPTMLSMGLRGMIGKGYRNQAVKEAMKEYGGVYFGAIGGAGAYISRCIQSCEVIAFEDLGPEAIRKLYVKDFPLTVIIDTFGNDLYEIGRKNYLGGKQDGNT; this is encoded by the coding sequence ATGAAACGATTATCAACACCCTTTACAAAAGAAATGGCTCTGGATTTAAAAGCTGGGGATCAGATTTTATTAACAGGAGTCTTATACACTGGAAGAGATGCTGCACATAAGCGTATGATTGAGTTTATTGAAGAAGGTATAGAATTACCTTTTGATGTCCAAGATCAAATAATCTATTATGTTGGACCAACTCCAGCAAGGCCTGGTTCGATATTTGGCAGTGGAGGTCCTACAACATCTGGACGAATGGATGCATATACCCCCACAATGTTGTCAATGGGATTGCGTGGTATGATTGGAAAAGGTTATCGCAATCAGGCTGTCAAAGAGGCAATGAAAGAATATGGTGGTGTCTATTTTGGTGCAATTGGTGGAGCAGGAGCTTATATCAGTCGTTGTATTCAATCGTGTGAGGTTATTGCTTTTGAGGATTTAGGTCCAGAGGCTATTCGTAAGTTATATGTTAAAGATTTTCCATTGACAGTTATTATTGATACATTTGGTAATGATTTGTATGAAATAGGAAGAAAAAATTATTTAGGAGGTAAGCAAGATGGCAACACATAA
- the cdaA gene encoding diadenylate cyclase CdaA — protein MSWSQIINFLRSSIDLIAVWFILYYVISMFKTNMKTMQLFKGVLFILIVKLITSVLGLTTLNYLVDSIINWGVLAMIIIFQPEIRTLLEKMGQTKMTMKKEISDDEKERLMDELVSAITTLSKEQTGALITFERTQSLLDYINTGTKINADIKSELFLTIFWEGTPLHDGATIIQGDRVACAAAFYPPTNKELSPKYGARHRAAIGISEITDSLTVVVSEETGTISFAMNGELKKIPTKELRASLVNELNWFKSGDEGGQAHES, from the coding sequence ATGAGTTGGTCTCAAATCATTAACTTCTTAAGATCTTCTATAGATCTTATTGCAGTTTGGTTTATTTTATATTATGTAATTTCGATGTTTAAGACAAATATGAAAACAATGCAGTTGTTTAAAGGTGTCTTGTTTATTTTAATTGTTAAACTCATAACTAGTGTTTTAGGTTTAACGACATTAAATTACCTAGTTGATAGTATTATTAATTGGGGAGTTCTTGCTATGATTATTATCTTTCAACCAGAAATCAGAACTTTATTGGAAAAAATGGGTCAGACAAAGATGACAATGAAAAAAGAGATAAGTGATGATGAAAAAGAAAGGTTAATGGATGAGTTAGTAAGTGCAATTACAACACTTTCAAAAGAACAAACAGGTGCTTTGATTACTTTTGAAAGAACGCAATCTTTATTGGATTATATTAATACAGGGACAAAGATTAATGCAGATATTAAAAGTGAGTTGTTTTTAACAATTTTTTGGGAAGGAACACCATTGCATGATGGAGCAACAATTATTCAAGGTGACCGTGTAGCATGTGCAGCAGCATTTTATCCGCCGACAAATAAGGAATTGAGTCCTAAGTATGGGGCCAGACATAGAGCTGCTATTGGGATTAGTGAAATTACAGATTCATTAACAGTTGTTGTCAGTGAAGAAACAGGGACCATTTCATTTGCTATGAATGGTGAATTAAAAAAGATTCCAACAAAAGAGTTACGTGCATCTTTAGTTAATGAATTAAATTGGTTTAAATCTGGTGATGAAGGAGGTCAAGCTCATGAGTCCTAG
- a CDS encoding YbbR-like domain-containing protein: MSPRQNKEKRDVHDSTTEFFLKVVQKEKEAASKESTTKENISATKTKTIDTVGRFYNYINQTLDKILSSKASIMILSFAMAGVLFYSIAGKDILTSPTSGSTLENVPVVVENLDSSLELSGVPESVTVGLIGPSLDIYKVNFTKDYQIYLDLADYEKGEYTVNLRSRNFPETLRVMPVPSTLKIKLLPKIDATFDLGYRFINEEKLDTEYSVSVEEMAETSVILRASQETLQKVVRVEANIDVADKTEAFEQDAKIKAYDANDKELNVEISPTTVHVKCNVASYSKVVPVQAQFVGDIPAGYEISNYRLSQSQITIYGLEEKIKDISVVKVDVDVSDVKSNTTITNVAFKRGNGINKFSSETVDVTVEVEKVITKKIEKVPIKVLNNTENYKVSFAGEGGYATVSVTGTEAKIASLTADNIQASVDVDGLRVGTRRVDVKTAVDDEKIKIELLSSSKVTINIERN; encoded by the coding sequence ATGAGTCCTAGACAAAATAAAGAAAAAAGAGATGTTCATGATTCAACAACTGAATTCTTTTTGAAAGTTGTACAAAAAGAAAAGGAAGCAGCATCAAAAGAAAGTACTACAAAAGAAAATATTAGTGCTACAAAAACAAAAACTATTGATACAGTTGGGCGATTCTATAATTATATTAATCAAACATTAGATAAAATTTTATCAAGTAAAGCCAGTATTATGATTCTTTCTTTTGCAATGGCTGGAGTTCTTTTCTATAGTATTGCTGGGAAAGATATTCTCACTAGCCCAACATCTGGTTCAACTCTAGAGAATGTTCCTGTTGTTGTAGAAAACTTAGATTCATCTTTAGAATTATCTGGTGTTCCAGAGAGCGTTACAGTTGGATTGATTGGTCCATCTTTGGATATTTATAAAGTCAATTTTACAAAAGACTATCAAATTTATCTTGATTTAGCAGATTATGAAAAGGGTGAGTATACTGTCAATTTAAGATCGCGTAACTTTCCTGAAACATTAAGAGTGATGCCAGTACCATCAACCTTGAAAATCAAACTTTTACCAAAAATAGATGCAACTTTTGATTTAGGCTATCGTTTCATAAATGAAGAAAAATTGGATACAGAATATTCTGTAAGTGTAGAAGAAATGGCTGAGACAAGTGTGATTTTACGTGCAAGTCAGGAGACATTGCAAAAGGTTGTTAGGGTAGAGGCAAATATTGATGTTGCAGATAAGACAGAGGCCTTTGAACAGGATGCTAAAATCAAAGCATATGATGCTAATGATAAAGAGCTTAATGTAGAAATTTCACCTACAACTGTCCATGTCAAATGTAATGTGGCTTCTTATAGTAAAGTTGTTCCTGTACAAGCTCAATTTGTGGGTGATATCCCTGCAGGATATGAAATATCTAATTATAGACTTTCTCAAAGTCAAATTACGATTTATGGTTTGGAAGAAAAAATTAAAGATATTTCTGTTGTGAAAGTAGATGTTGATGTAAGTGATGTTAAGTCTAATACGACAATAACAAATGTTGCTTTTAAAAGAGGAAATGGTATTAATAAGTTTTCTTCTGAAACAGTTGATGTGACAGTAGAGGTTGAAAAAGTGATTACCAAGAAGATTGAAAAAGTCCCTATTAAGGTGTTAAATAACACAGAAAATTATAAGGTGTCTTTTGCTGGAGAAGGTGGTTATGCAACAGTATCTGTTACAGGTACCGAGGCTAAGATTGCTTCTTTAACAGCTGACAATATACAGGCGAGTGTTGATGTTGACGGGTTAAGAGTAGGAACAAGACGTGTTGATGTGAAGACAGCTGTAGATGATGAAAAAATTAAGATTGAGTTATTATCATCGTCAAAAGTGACTATTAATATTGAAAGGAACTAG
- the glmM gene encoding phosphoglucosamine mutase, with translation MGKYFGTDGFRGEANVDLTVEHAFQVGRYLGWYYSQNGKARIAIGKDTRRSSYMFEYALVAGLTASGADVYLLHVTTTPSVSYVVRSEEFDCGIMISASHNPYYDNGIKVINGKGQKLEANVENLIEQYIDGLTDSIPYATKDKIGRTIDYSMGRNRYIGYLMSIPTRAFKDLKIGLDCANGSSSAIAKSVFDALGAETHVIHNQPDGLNINTNCGSTHIEVLQKYVLDNGLDVGFAYDGDADRCIAVDEFGRVVDGDLILYVCGLEMKAKGELLNNTIVTTIMSNFGLYKSLDKVGIQYEKTAVGDKYVYENMVQNGHCIGGEQSGHIIFSKHATTGDGILTSLKVVETMVENKRTLAQLTEAVDIYPQLLINVRVTDKKKAQEDPDVQAAVKEVEEILGSDGRILVRESGTEPVVRVMVEAQSDEICHENVLKVVNVIKAKGYAVEK, from the coding sequence ATGGGTAAATATTTTGGAACAGATGGTTTTAGAGGAGAAGCGAATGTTGATTTAACAGTTGAACATGCTTTTCAAGTTGGAAGATATCTTGGATGGTATTATTCGCAAAATGGTAAGGCGAGAATAGCAATTGGAAAAGATACAAGAAGAAGTTCGTATATGTTTGAATATGCTCTTGTAGCTGGTTTAACTGCAAGTGGTGCTGATGTGTATTTGTTGCATGTCACAACAACTCCTTCAGTTTCTTATGTTGTAAGAAGTGAAGAGTTTGATTGTGGAATCATGATATCTGCTTCACATAATCCTTACTATGATAATGGAATAAAAGTTATTAATGGAAAAGGACAAAAGTTAGAGGCAAATGTTGAAAACCTTATTGAACAGTATATTGATGGATTAACTGATTCTATTCCATATGCTACAAAAGATAAAATTGGTAGAACAATTGATTATTCAATGGGTAGAAATCGTTATATTGGATATTTAATGAGCATTCCAACACGTGCATTTAAAGATTTGAAAATTGGATTAGACTGTGCAAATGGTTCATCAAGTGCTATTGCTAAAAGTGTATTCGATGCTTTGGGTGCTGAAACACATGTTATTCATAATCAGCCAGATGGATTAAATATCAATACAAACTGTGGCTCTACACATATTGAAGTCTTACAAAAATATGTTTTAGATAATGGATTAGATGTTGGCTTTGCATATGATGGTGATGCTGATAGATGTATTGCTGTTGATGAATTTGGAAGAGTTGTTGATGGTGATTTGATTCTTTATGTATGTGGTTTAGAGATGAAAGCCAAAGGTGAATTGTTAAATAACACAATTGTGACAACAATCATGAGTAATTTTGGTTTATATAAATCATTGGATAAAGTGGGTATTCAGTATGAAAAGACTGCTGTTGGTGATAAGTATGTTTATGAAAATATGGTTCAAAATGGACACTGTATTGGTGGAGAACAATCTGGACATATTATTTTCTCAAAACATGCAACAACTGGTGATGGTATTTTAACATCATTAAAAGTTGTAGAAACTATGGTTGAAAATAAAAGAACATTAGCTCAATTAACTGAAGCGGTTGATATTTATCCACAATTATTAATTAATGTTCGTGTAACTGATAAAAAGAAAGCACAAGAAGATCCTGATGTTCAAGCAGCTGTTAAAGAAGTAGAAGAAATTCTGGGAAGTGATGGGAGAATTTTAGTACGTGAAAGTGGAACTGAACCTGTTGTACGTGTTATGGTTGAGGCACAAAGCGATGAAATCTGCCATGAAAATGTATTAAAGGTTGTTAATGTGATTAAAGCAAAAGGATATGCAGTAGAAAAATAA
- a CDS encoding fumarate hydratase, with amino-acid sequence MREINQETIIEAVKQLCIEANSVLPCDVRQALKEAYVQEDSSLSRLTLEVLNENADIAQDTNAPICQDTGMACVFVEMGQDVHVQGSLSEAIHEGVRQGYQLGYLRKSVVDDPMFERMNTKDNTPAIIHYDVVVGDRLKITVAPKGFGSENMSQIKMLKPSDGVQGVKDFVMKVVYDAGPNACPPMVIGVGIGGSFDYVTVLAKKAMLRTVGSHHQDPRYQALEKELLEKINQTGIGPAGYGGRTTALSLNIETYPTHIAGLPVAVSICCHVARHKEVVL; translated from the coding sequence ATGAGAGAAATTAATCAAGAAACAATTATTGAAGCAGTCAAACAATTATGTATAGAAGCCAATTCAGTCCTTCCTTGTGATGTGAGACAGGCTTTAAAAGAAGCATATGTACAAGAAGATTCAAGTCTTTCTCGCCTGACATTAGAAGTATTAAATGAGAATGCAGATATTGCCCAAGATACAAATGCGCCCATATGCCAAGACACAGGTATGGCTTGTGTATTTGTGGAGATGGGGCAGGATGTTCATGTTCAGGGCTCGCTTTCTGAGGCTATTCATGAAGGTGTACGTCAAGGATATCAGTTAGGGTATTTACGTAAAAGCGTTGTTGATGATCCGATGTTTGAACGAATGAATACAAAGGATAACACTCCAGCCATTATCCATTATGATGTTGTTGTGGGGGATCGTCTAAAAATCACTGTTGCGCCAAAAGGTTTTGGAAGTGAAAATATGAGTCAAATCAAAATGTTGAAACCAAGTGATGGTGTACAAGGCGTTAAAGATTTCGTCATGAAAGTTGTCTACGATGCTGGTCCTAATGCCTGCCCACCTATGGTTATAGGTGTGGGAATTGGAGGATCGTTTGATTATGTCACAGTGCTGGCTAAAAAGGCTATGTTAAGAACTGTTGGCAGTCATCACCAGGATCCTCGTTATCAAGCATTGGAAAAGGAATTGCTAGAAAAAATTAATCAAACTGGTATTGGTCCAGCTGGATATGGAGGGCGTACAACAGCGTTATCTCTCAATATTGAGACTTATCCAACGCACATTGCTGGGCTGCCTGTAGCTGTGAGTATTTGCTGTCATGTGGCAAGACATAAGGAGGTTGTTCTTTGA
- a CDS encoding flavodoxin domain-containing protein, producing the protein MRVILYKTKHGATRKIGKVINQYLHDCLLMNIENLDYPILQKADMIIIGVPVYYGRLDSDIVLFIQKNQELLISRKYSLYVIGILQTEFMTYVTQAFDYHILKHIKVIAGLGGALYYPDLSLTEKMILQVMNKRSPVIHKEKDKDIFENFNNEEIRRFADKIKKL; encoded by the coding sequence ATGCGAGTGATACTATATAAGACAAAACATGGAGCGACAAGAAAAATTGGAAAAGTCATTAACCAATATCTTCATGACTGTTTACTTATGAATATTGAGAATCTTGATTATCCAATTTTGCAAAAGGCGGATATGATTATTATAGGTGTGCCAGTTTATTATGGACGTTTAGATTCAGATATTGTTTTATTTATTCAAAAAAATCAAGAATTGTTGATATCTCGAAAATATTCTTTATATGTCATTGGTATTCTCCAAACTGAATTTATGACATATGTGACACAAGCTTTTGATTATCATATTTTAAAACATATCAAAGTTATTGCTGGGTTAGGTGGAGCACTTTATTATCCAGATTTATCTTTAACTGAAAAGATGATTTTACAGGTTATGAATAAAAGATCGCCTGTCATTCATAAAGAAAAAGATAAAGATATTTTTGAAAATTTTAATAATGAAGAAATTAGAAGATTTGCAGACAAAATAAAAAAATTATAA
- a CDS encoding MurR/RpiR family transcriptional regulator: MKNLFYRLIIFLDTAQENDTNYNIAWFMANNFYRIADMRISELASECFVSPATISRFCRALGYENFAHLKQECYTFHSDDKKFNNLINIPLETMKSNPEIATQEYVNQVIAYISDLPRILDWKEIDATLKLIHDCDSVAFFGTQFSQSAALHFQTDLLMLEKFTMAYMDSSRQLDCAKELTKDSVAIIMTVNGYFTGSGFKILQYLKKSGCKVVLMTCNPELDIKIPIDHTILLGQSKNRKTGKHSLLTAVELMSLRYYSLYYPSIQELKGHIL; encoded by the coding sequence ATGAAAAATTTATTCTATAGATTAATTATCTTTTTAGATACAGCACAGGAGAATGATACAAACTATAATATTGCCTGGTTTATGGCAAATAATTTTTATCGTATTGCTGATATGCGTATTAGCGAACTTGCAAGTGAATGTTTTGTATCACCAGCAACAATTTCACGTTTTTGTCGAGCTCTTGGTTATGAGAATTTTGCACATCTGAAACAAGAGTGCTATACATTTCATTCTGATGATAAGAAATTTAATAATTTAATAAATATTCCATTAGAAACAATGAAATCCAATCCAGAAATTGCAACTCAGGAATATGTCAATCAAGTGATTGCCTATATTTCAGATTTACCAAGAATATTAGATTGGAAAGAAATTGATGCAACTTTAAAGTTAATCCATGATTGTGATTCGGTGGCCTTTTTTGGAACACAATTTTCTCAAAGTGCGGCTCTACATTTTCAAACTGATTTATTGATGTTAGAGAAATTTACTATGGCATATATGGATTCATCACGTCAGTTAGATTGTGCTAAGGAATTAACAAAAGATAGCGTGGCAATTATTATGACTGTAAATGGGTATTTTACAGGCAGTGGTTTTAAAATCTTACAATATCTTAAAAAGTCGGGATGTAAAGTTGTCTTGATGACATGTAATCCTGAGTTGGATATTAAGATTCCTATTGATCATACAATTCTATTGGGACAATCAAAGAATCGTAAAACGGGTAAACATAGCTTGTTGACTGCTGTCGAATTGATGTCACTTCGTTACTATTCTTTATATTATCCATCAATACAAGAATTAAAGGGGCATATCCTTTAA
- a CDS encoding InlB B-repeat-containing protein — MKKYVSLFLIILCLFTQNVSATTSKNNDTFTIDQNTLDDNQSLSLDIDIQLSSLLSQEVIHRDVTIRNEFPYDLQLTQVKLEIPDELNTCLSFGFQDERDFISASQKYQISQYLDIQSETYQQFNDFIKKQRISSLQQTTLSFQYLLNELSQNASLSVLHIHLEFMPIMYQGYVFQDLNRTGIMDDNDIPMAGVKVNLWQNENLIATTSTSKDGYYQFVNQKEISQGYLEVEEQNGLHLTKCMKDEELGNSFEVTDGKMITPLSTDSRTQNAYIGFVKNTFKIHYHANGGQNLWILDQQGYETKAKAVVLGKGSLERKNYEFVGWNTAPDGSGITYQEGQNITVTTHDITLYAVWKKQEPIVKIEEPKVPPVSLFEVQTSDETPLLILSLLCLSAFGGIIVAKALKKKESR, encoded by the coding sequence ATGAAAAAGTATGTGAGCTTATTTTTAATCATTTTATGTCTATTCACTCAAAATGTTTCAGCAACAACATCAAAAAATAATGATACTTTTACAATTGACCAAAATACTTTAGATGATAATCAATCACTATCTTTAGATATAGATATCCAATTATCATCATTGCTTTCTCAAGAAGTCATACATAGAGATGTGACAATACGTAATGAATTCCCATATGATTTACAACTTACTCAAGTCAAATTAGAAATTCCAGATGAATTGAATACATGTCTTTCTTTTGGGTTTCAAGATGAAAGAGATTTCATATCAGCTTCTCAAAAATATCAGATATCTCAATATTTGGATATACAATCTGAAACTTATCAACAGTTTAATGATTTTATAAAAAAACAACGTATCTCATCTTTACAACAGACGACATTATCTTTTCAATATTTATTAAATGAGTTGTCTCAGAATGCATCATTATCAGTTTTACATATTCATCTCGAATTTATGCCTATTATGTATCAGGGATATGTTTTTCAAGATTTAAATCGAACTGGTATTATGGATGATAATGATATTCCTATGGCTGGAGTGAAAGTTAATTTGTGGCAAAATGAAAATTTAATTGCTACCACTTCTACTTCAAAAGATGGATATTATCAATTTGTTAATCAAAAAGAGATATCACAAGGATATCTTGAAGTAGAAGAGCAGAATGGTCTTCATTTAACAAAATGTATGAAAGATGAAGAGTTAGGCAATTCATTTGAAGTAACTGATGGAAAAATGATAACACCTTTATCAACGGATTCACGAACTCAAAATGCATATATTGGTTTTGTAAAAAACACATTTAAAATTCATTATCATGCGAATGGTGGTCAGAATCTTTGGATTTTAGATCAGCAGGGTTATGAGACGAAAGCAAAGGCAGTGGTTTTAGGAAAAGGTTCTTTGGAACGTAAAAATTATGAATTTGTGGGTTGGAATACTGCACCTGATGGAAGCGGAATAACTTATCAGGAGGGACAAAATATCACTGTGACAACACATGATATCACTTTGTATGCAGTTTGGAAAAAGCAGGAACCAATAGTAAAGATTGAAGAACCAAAGGTTCCCCCTGTAAGTTTATTTGAGGTTCAAACATCTGATGAAACACCTCTTTTAATTTTATCACTCTTGTGTTTAAGTGCATTTGGTGGAATAATTGTTGCAAAGGCATTAAAGAAAAAAGAAAGCAGATAA